One genomic window of Deinococcus aetherius includes the following:
- the dinB gene encoding DNA polymerase IV yields MSRLVVHVDMDAFYASIEVRDQPELADKPVAVIVPGRRGVVMTANYVARGFGVHSALPAHLARRRCPGIILIPQRMEVYRAVSAQIHGIFAQYTDVIEPLALDEAYLDVTQEQRTLDQAEEMARSIQADILAETQLTCSAGVSVNKFLAKLASGMKKPAGLTVISPEEVDALLAALPVEEFFGVGPVIAGKLQAQGTHTGADLRARSLAELQAILGSGKLAPRLYDLARGVDERPVEAHREAKSIGVEQTFERDLTSREALLAELPGITAEVEARLAKRGYVGRTVVLKLRYEDGTRVTRHRTREEPLATADELAQAAAEVLTPELLAGHRVRLLGVSVVNLSPRQGA; encoded by the coding sequence ATGAGCCGCCTCGTGGTGCATGTGGACATGGACGCCTTCTACGCCTCCATCGAGGTGCGCGACCAACCGGAACTCGCCGACAAGCCCGTCGCCGTCATCGTGCCGGGCCGCAGGGGCGTGGTGATGACCGCCAACTACGTGGCCCGGGGCTTCGGCGTCCATAGCGCTTTACCCGCCCACCTCGCCCGGCGTCGCTGCCCCGGCATCATCCTGATTCCGCAGCGCATGGAGGTGTACCGCGCCGTCTCCGCCCAGATTCACGGCATCTTCGCCCAGTACACCGACGTGATCGAACCCCTCGCCCTCGACGAGGCGTACCTCGACGTGACCCAGGAGCAACGGACGCTCGATCAGGCTGAAGAGATGGCCCGGAGCATCCAGGCCGACATCCTGGCCGAAACCCAGCTCACCTGCTCCGCCGGGGTGTCGGTGAACAAGTTCCTCGCCAAGCTGGCGAGCGGGATGAAAAAGCCCGCTGGCCTGACCGTCATCTCTCCCGAGGAGGTGGACGCCCTGCTCGCCGCCCTGCCGGTGGAGGAGTTTTTTGGGGTGGGCCCCGTGATCGCGGGGAAGCTCCAGGCCCAGGGCACCCACACCGGAGCGGACCTGCGTGCGCGGTCCCTGGCGGAACTGCAAGCCATCCTGGGCTCCGGCAAGCTGGCCCCACGGCTCTACGACCTGGCACGGGGGGTGGACGAGCGCCCCGTCGAGGCGCACCGGGAGGCGAAGTCCATTGGGGTCGAGCAGACCTTCGAGCGGGACCTGACGAGCCGCGAGGCGTTGCTGGCAGAACTGCCGGGGATCACGGCGGAGGTGGAGGCGCGGCTGGCGAAGCGGGGGTACGTGGGGCGGACGGTGGTGTTGAAGCTGCGGTACGAGGACGGGACGCGGGTCACCCGTCACCGGACCCGGGAGGAGCCGCTGGCGACGGCGGACGAACTGGCCCAGGCTGCCGCCGAGGTGTTGACTCCGGAACTGCTCGCCGGGCACCGCGTGCGCCTCCTGGGCGTGAGCGTCGTCAACCTCAGCCCCCGGCAAGGGGCGTGA
- a CDS encoding GNAT family N-acetyltransferase, translating to MTASSLPLPAALQARHLREAALMLGRAFHDDPLITHLLPDPARRGREAPGFLGGLARCCLAYGEVHAAPGLAGVACWLPPGEHATTWRHLRTGGLAVPRQLGGAGLRRVLAVQAYLGREHARHAPGPHWYLYLLGVEPACQGRGVGRALLSPSLARADAQGVACYLETQNPRNVGFYERQGFRVTSDGQVPGTALRVWTMRRDPALR from the coding sequence ATGACTGCCTCCTCGCTCCCCCTGCCCGCCGCGCTTCAGGCGCGGCACCTGCGTGAGGCCGCGCTGATGCTGGGGCGCGCCTTCCACGACGACCCGCTGATCACGCACCTGTTGCCCGACCCGGCGCGGCGTGGGCGCGAGGCCCCCGGTTTCCTGGGCGGCTTGGCGCGCTGCTGCCTGGCCTATGGCGAGGTCCACGCCGCCCCTGGGCTCGCGGGCGTCGCGTGCTGGCTGCCCCCGGGCGAGCACGCGACCACCTGGCGCCACCTGCGCACCGGCGGTCTCGCCGTACCCCGGCAACTCGGCGGGGCGGGCCTGCGGCGGGTGCTGGCCGTCCAGGCGTACCTGGGCCGCGAGCACGCCAGGCACGCTCCGGGGCCGCACTGGTACCTGTACCTCCTGGGCGTCGAGCCGGCCTGTCAGGGGCGTGGGGTGGGCCGCGCCCTGCTCTCACCCTCCCTGGCACGCGCGGACGCCCAGGGGGTGGCGTGCTACCTGGAGACCCAGAACCCCCGCAACGTCGGCTTCTACGAGCGGCAGGGCTTTCGGGTGACGAGCGACGGGCAGGTCCCCGGCACGGCGCTGCGGGTGTGGACGATGCGCCGCGACCCGGCGCTCAGGTGA
- a CDS encoding putative bifunctional diguanylate cyclase/phosphodiesterase encodes MRSPTPHPPPSSPRFLSHLLAGVAALLLVYFLLCTVLFTLWLPGPEAAYRFDQDFMLPLGLLGTLAAWIARRGAEGRTRWAWTFMLAAHLTLVAAFTAESLHVHLGGPVREDGPVADLLFALIPPPMLVGLLLLPSAPALARDRLKLAIDVLTLALAGGLAGWVGLVRWPQEAAAHWGVPMLTLDLDKLIQISGGLLFVLLGALVLLAPATPRNVRPARWLLLADFLFGLSVLVFETPLGQLPALQTHKLLSVSGWVLAELCFVLAALRQRQDAARRTDLLLENGALLNSVLPYGALIALYLLLFAYFSGDTRIRAWIAAACFAATLLMLARQGLVIHENVQIGSALRQRTLALEEADHRKSELLTALAHQAQHDALTGLPNRAAFTAHLEAAVSQASVTGEELTVLFVDLDGFKAVNDTLGHAAGDALLREVAVRLRGAVPQPGLVARLSGDEFTTLLPGVVGREAERVAQAVLEELARPYALGGRQASVTGSVGLSVYPADAREADVLLRHADTAMYHAKAHGKNAWRAYTPDLDAAAGIETLLRGAVGRGEFELHYQPQFDLLGRQVLALEALLRWTHPELGSVAPGRFIPVAEDTGLIAEIGAWVLDEACRQNAAWQRLGLAPVRVAVNVSPAQLAREEFVPQVEATLRRHGLAATWLELEVTERLAMREVERTVTVLRALRRLGVRVALDDFGQGHSSLSHLAHLPLDVLKVDRALISGLGRAGQADRVAQAVVALGRGLGLEVVAEGVETPAQLEAAAALGCGRAQGFLLGRPLPAAEVEPHLTSVPELT; translated from the coding sequence ATGAGGTCCCCGACGCCCCATCCCCCCCCCTCCTCACCCAGGTTCCTCTCCCACCTGCTCGCCGGGGTGGCTGCCCTGCTGCTGGTGTATTTCCTGCTGTGCACGGTGCTCTTCACGCTCTGGCTACCCGGCCCGGAGGCGGCGTACCGCTTCGACCAGGATTTCATGCTGCCGCTCGGCCTGCTGGGAACCCTGGCTGCCTGGATCGCCCGGCGGGGCGCCGAGGGCCGGACCCGGTGGGCCTGGACCTTTATGCTCGCGGCCCACCTCACGCTGGTGGCCGCCTTCACGGCGGAGAGCCTGCACGTGCACCTGGGTGGCCCCGTGCGGGAGGACGGCCCGGTCGCGGACCTGCTGTTCGCCCTGATTCCCCCCCCGATGCTGGTCGGGCTGCTGCTGCTGCCCAGCGCGCCCGCCCTGGCCCGCGACCGACTTAAGCTCGCCATCGACGTGCTCACCCTGGCCCTGGCGGGGGGCCTGGCCGGGTGGGTGGGGCTGGTGCGCTGGCCGCAGGAGGCTGCCGCGCACTGGGGCGTGCCTATGCTCACGCTGGACCTGGACAAGCTCATTCAGATCAGCGGCGGCCTCCTGTTCGTGCTGCTGGGCGCGCTGGTCCTGCTTGCCCCCGCCACCCCCCGCAACGTGCGTCCCGCCCGCTGGCTCCTGCTCGCCGATTTCCTGTTCGGCCTCTCGGTGCTCGTGTTCGAGACGCCGCTGGGGCAACTGCCCGCCCTCCAAACGCACAAACTGCTCTCGGTCAGCGGGTGGGTGCTCGCCGAGCTGTGCTTCGTGCTGGCCGCCCTGCGACAGCGGCAGGACGCGGCCCGGCGCACGGACCTCCTCCTCGAGAACGGGGCCCTCCTGAACTCAGTCCTGCCGTACGGCGCGCTGATCGCGCTGTACCTGCTGCTCTTCGCCTACTTTTCAGGGGACACCCGAATACGCGCCTGGATTGCGGCCGCGTGCTTTGCGGCGACCCTGCTGATGTTGGCGCGGCAGGGCCTGGTGATCCACGAGAACGTGCAGATCGGCTCGGCACTGCGGCAGCGGACCCTGGCCCTGGAGGAGGCAGACCACCGCAAGAGCGAACTCCTCACCGCACTCGCCCATCAGGCGCAGCACGACGCCCTCACCGGGCTGCCCAACCGCGCCGCCTTCACGGCCCATCTGGAGGCGGCGGTGAGCCAGGCCAGCGTGACCGGTGAGGAACTCACCGTGCTGTTCGTGGACCTCGACGGCTTCAAGGCGGTGAACGACACTCTCGGGCACGCGGCGGGCGACGCCCTGCTGCGCGAGGTGGCCGTGCGGCTGCGCGGGGCCGTCCCCCAGCCGGGCCTGGTCGCGCGGCTGAGCGGCGACGAGTTCACCACGCTGCTGCCCGGGGTGGTCGGCCGGGAGGCCGAGCGAGTAGCCCAGGCCGTCCTCGAGGAACTCGCCCGGCCCTACGCGTTGGGTGGGCGCCAGGCCAGCGTGACGGGATCGGTGGGGCTGAGCGTGTACCCGGCAGACGCCCGTGAAGCCGACGTGCTGCTGCGCCATGCCGATACCGCCATGTACCATGCCAAGGCGCACGGCAAGAACGCCTGGCGAGCCTACACGCCGGATCTGGACGCGGCGGCGGGGATCGAGACCCTGCTGCGCGGCGCGGTTGGGCGCGGCGAGTTCGAACTCCACTATCAGCCACAGTTCGACCTGCTTGGCCGCCAGGTGCTCGCGCTGGAGGCGCTGCTGCGCTGGACTCACCCCGAACTGGGCTCAGTCGCGCCCGGCCGCTTTATCCCCGTGGCCGAGGACACCGGCCTGATCGCCGAGATCGGGGCCTGGGTGCTCGACGAGGCGTGCCGCCAGAACGCGGCGTGGCAGCGCCTGGGGTTGGCCCCCGTACGCGTCGCGGTCAACGTGTCCCCCGCCCAACTCGCCCGCGAGGAGTTTGTCCCCCAGGTGGAAGCCACCCTGCGCCGCCACGGGCTGGCCGCGACCTGGCTGGAGCTGGAAGTGACCGAGCGGCTGGCGATGCGCGAGGTGGAGCGCACCGTCACGGTGCTGCGCGCGTTGCGGCGGCTGGGGGTGCGCGTGGCCCTCGACGACTTCGGCCAGGGCCACTCCTCGCTGAGCCACCTCGCGCACCTGCCCCTCGACGTGCTCAAGGTGGACCGCGCCCTGATCAGCGGGCTGGGCCGGGCCGGACAGGCAGACCGGGTGGCGCAGGCGGTGGTGGCCCTGGGACGGGGGCTGGGATTGGAGGTGGTGGCCGAGGGGGTGGAGACTCCGGCGCAACTCGAGGCAGCGGCGGCGCTGGGGTGTGGGCGCGCCCAGGGCTTTTTGCTCGGCCGCCCGCTGCCGGCGGCCGAGGTCGAACCGCACCTGACGTCGGTTCCGGAACTCACCTGA